In the genome of Nocardia sp. NBC_00416, one region contains:
- a CDS encoding 3-hydroxybutyryl-CoA dehydrogenase, whose amino-acid sequence MSSEKIQRVGVIGAGQMGAGIAEVCARAHVDVLVYEQTRELAAAGRSRILRSLDRGVSSGKITEREREQAAWRLRFTSDLADFADRQLVVEAVLEDEKVKTSIFAELDKVVTDPNAVLASNTSSIPIMKVAVATNSPERVIGMHFFNPVPVLPLVELVTTLKTSASVSERAEKFAAEILGKEVVRSADRSGFVVNALLVPYLLSAIRMVESGFATKEDVDKAMVLGCAHPMGPLALTDLVGLDTVKSIADSMYGEFKEPLYSAPPLLMRMVEAGLLGKKTGAGFYQYKA is encoded by the coding sequence GTGAGCAGCGAAAAGATTCAGCGCGTCGGGGTAATCGGCGCCGGACAGATGGGCGCCGGCATCGCGGAGGTGTGCGCTCGCGCGCATGTCGATGTGCTGGTGTACGAGCAGACCCGCGAACTCGCGGCGGCCGGCCGGTCGCGCATCCTGCGGTCACTGGACCGGGGCGTGAGCAGCGGCAAGATCACCGAACGCGAGCGGGAGCAGGCGGCCTGGCGGCTGCGGTTCACCTCCGACCTCGCCGATTTCGCCGACCGCCAGCTGGTGGTCGAAGCCGTTCTGGAAGACGAGAAGGTCAAGACCTCCATCTTCGCCGAACTCGACAAGGTGGTCACCGATCCGAACGCGGTGCTCGCCTCCAACACCTCCTCGATCCCGATCATGAAAGTCGCCGTGGCGACGAACAGCCCGGAGCGGGTCATCGGGATGCACTTCTTCAACCCGGTGCCGGTGCTGCCGCTGGTGGAACTGGTGACCACGCTCAAGACCAGCGCCTCCGTGTCCGAACGGGCCGAGAAATTCGCCGCCGAGATCCTGGGCAAAGAGGTCGTCCGATCCGCGGACCGTTCCGGTTTCGTGGTGAACGCGCTGCTGGTGCCCTACCTACTCTCGGCCATCCGTATGGTCGAATCGGGATTCGCCACCAAAGAAGACGTCGACAAGGCGATGGTGCTGGGCTGCGCCCACCCGATGGGACCGCTGGCGCTCACCGATCTGGTCGGACTGGACACGGTGAAATCGATCGCCGACTCGATGTACGGCGAATTCAAGGAACCGCTGTACTCGGCGCCGCCGCTGCTCATGCGCATGGTGGAGGCCGGATTGCTGGGTAAGAAAACAGGGGCGGGTTTCTACCAGTACAAGGCGTAG
- a CDS encoding vitamin K epoxide reductase family protein, producing MIRTSPPAAWTLLLCGLAGWIAAFVLLVEDFKLLSDPGYVPSCSLNPVLSCGSVMATDQAAVLGFPNPMIGLVGFSVVVTLGVLSVAGVGLPRWIWTGLWLGTAAGTLFICWLIFQSLYRINALCPYCMVVWAIITPLLAVLTEQLWGGDRGALRVVSEWRWTFVAVFYAVVLVLVFLRFQDYWLSLF from the coding sequence ATGATCCGGACTTCACCGCCGGCCGCCTGGACTCTGCTCCTGTGCGGCCTGGCCGGTTGGATCGCTGCGTTCGTCCTGCTGGTCGAAGATTTCAAACTGCTCAGCGACCCCGGGTATGTGCCGTCGTGCAGCCTGAATCCGGTGCTGTCGTGTGGTTCGGTGATGGCCACCGATCAAGCGGCGGTGCTGGGCTTCCCGAACCCGATGATCGGCCTGGTCGGATTCTCGGTGGTGGTGACGCTCGGTGTGCTGTCGGTGGCCGGTGTCGGCCTGCCCCGCTGGATCTGGACCGGTCTGTGGCTGGGGACGGCTGCCGGGACCTTGTTCATCTGCTGGCTGATCTTCCAGAGCCTCTACCGGATCAACGCGCTGTGCCCGTACTGCATGGTGGTGTGGGCGATCATCACACCCTTGCTCGCCGTGCTCACCGAGCAACTGTGGGGCGGTGACCGGGGTGCGCTGCGGGTGGTCTCGGAGTGGCGCTGGACGTTCGTCGCGGTGTTCTACGCGGTGGTGCTGGTGCTGGTTTTCCTGCGATTCCAGGATTACTGGCTGTCCCTGTTCTGA
- a CDS encoding S1C family serine protease, with protein MDNQWQGTGSGGPTGGSRVLVTVFAAVLALAALFGFRGELPQLQHPGRGAVAVPAHSVLRPPLDAGALTRGVSPVLVNITAAARPFGAAAAGSGIVLTREGQVLTSHHVVKGARTVRVTRVSDGAVYTAEVLGYDAHADIALLSLTGASGLATARIGSSANLRVRDEVLAIGNAGGSGSPTAVTGEISDLDSTIMALNQQDLSRQALTGMLEIEAAVSAGQSGGALTDSTGAVVGVIAAASGSRDPPPGRTVDPPNGYAVPIDSAMRIVRQIRSGTATESVHVGPTATLGVLISDAGPSGARIDMAIRGLPAQTSGLVAGDIIISMDGRPITSARVLRAAINIRKPSETVQLGVLSPNGSNRLVAVRLAAGTPN; from the coding sequence TTGGACAACCAGTGGCAGGGCACCGGCTCAGGCGGTCCCACCGGCGGTAGCCGCGTGCTCGTAACGGTCTTCGCCGCAGTGCTGGCGCTGGCGGCGCTGTTCGGCTTCCGGGGCGAGCTACCCCAACTGCAACACCCCGGCCGGGGCGCGGTCGCGGTTCCCGCCCACTCGGTACTCCGGCCGCCACTGGACGCGGGCGCGCTGACCCGGGGCGTCTCGCCGGTACTGGTGAACATCACCGCCGCCGCCCGCCCCTTCGGCGCCGCGGCGGCCGGGTCCGGCATCGTCCTCACCCGCGAAGGCCAGGTGCTGACCAGTCATCACGTGGTCAAAGGGGCGAGAACGGTCCGGGTCACCCGGGTCTCCGACGGCGCCGTGTACACCGCCGAGGTGCTCGGCTACGACGCCCACGCCGATATCGCGCTGCTCTCCCTCACCGGGGCGTCCGGGCTGGCCACCGCGCGTATCGGCAGTTCGGCGAATCTGCGGGTGCGTGACGAGGTGCTGGCCATCGGCAATGCCGGCGGGAGCGGTTCGCCGACCGCGGTGACCGGGGAGATCAGCGACCTCGACAGCACGATCATGGCTTTGAATCAGCAGGATCTGTCCCGGCAGGCGCTCACCGGCATGCTGGAGATAGAGGCCGCGGTCAGTGCCGGGCAGTCCGGCGGCGCCCTGACCGATTCCACCGGCGCGGTGGTCGGGGTGATCGCCGCGGCTTCTGGATCACGTGATCCACCGCCGGGCCGCACTGTGGATCCGCCGAACGGTTACGCGGTGCCGATTGATTCCGCTATGCGGATCGTGCGGCAGATCCGTTCCGGCACTGCCACCGAATCCGTGCATGTCGGCCCCACCGCGACCCTGGGCGTCCTGATCTCGGACGCCGGGCCGAGCGGCGCCCGGATCGATATGGCGATCCGCGGCCTGCCCGCCCAGACTTCGGGCCTGGTCGCCGGGGACATCATCATTTCGATGGACGGCCGGCCCATCACCAGCGCCCGGGTACTGCGCGCGGCGATCAACATCCGCAAACCCAGCGAAACCGTGCAGCTCGGTGTGCTGTCGCCGAACGGGAGCAACCGGTTGGTCGCGGTGCGGCTGGCCGCCGGCACGCCGAACTGA
- a CDS encoding ESX secretion-associated protein EspG, which produces MKWILTPDEFSFAWANETSLDRRPYPVNLAPASAVRTESELDALRLPQRFARQADPDLAAALMLCARPDATAVTISGERSALARNGDQPHTEQILGYAAVIDHHAAVLHATPSKVMVHMCHAQDLGGRLVQLIGSSRPGAHGPFFEHQEAVLTDAPLPTQDGNGDAARFRSTLREPVDSRGFITVTVAPEDPMSPPTLHRSWLDIRDDGRYLLTTADMLALAPVSDTQFADKLQSLARIRGSTPGL; this is translated from the coding sequence GTGAAATGGATATTGACCCCCGACGAATTCAGTTTCGCCTGGGCCAATGAGACAAGCCTGGATCGCCGCCCGTATCCGGTGAATCTGGCTCCGGCGAGCGCCGTGCGGACCGAATCGGAACTGGACGCGCTGCGATTACCGCAGCGGTTCGCCAGACAGGCCGACCCAGATCTGGCAGCCGCGCTCATGCTCTGCGCCCGCCCGGACGCCACCGCCGTCACCATTTCTGGAGAGCGCTCGGCGCTCGCCCGCAACGGCGACCAGCCGCACACCGAGCAGATTCTCGGGTACGCCGCCGTCATCGATCACCACGCCGCCGTCCTGCACGCCACGCCCAGCAAGGTCATGGTCCACATGTGCCATGCCCAGGACCTGGGTGGCCGGTTGGTACAGCTGATCGGCTCGTCCCGCCCCGGCGCGCACGGCCCGTTCTTCGAACATCAGGAGGCCGTACTCACCGACGCGCCGCTGCCCACCCAGGACGGCAACGGCGACGCCGCCAGATTCCGCAGTACCTTGCGCGAGCCCGTCGACTCCCGGGGTTTCATCACTGTCACCGTGGCGCCCGAGGACCCGATGTCACCGCCCACATTGCACCGCAGCTGGCTCGATATCCGAGACGACGGCCGCTATCTGCTGACCACCGCGGATATGTTGGCTCTCGCCCCCGTCAGCGATACCCAGTTCGCCGACAAACTGCAGAGTCTGGCCCGTATCCGCGGCAGCACCCCCGGACTGTGA
- a CDS encoding NAD(P)-dependent alcohol dehydrogenase, with amino-acid sequence MSTAVAAYAMAGPDVPFEKVTIERRDLGPHDVLIDIAYAGICHSDIHTALNEWGGAAYPCVPGHEIAGTVAAVGSAVIRHRVGDRVGVGCMVDSCGVCEPCLAGDEQFCARGAVMTYNSRVTEDVQPGGHTLGGYATQIVVNENFVLAIPEGIDLSVAAPLLCAGITLYSPLRQWGAGPGKKVAIIGMGGLGHIGVKIAAALGAEVTVLSHSLSKQDDGKRFGAHHYYATSDAQVFRELRNQFDLIINTVSADLPINEYMKLLRLDGTLVVLGLPEQPLAVQAKVLAGRRRSLAGSMIGGIEQTQEMLNFCADHGIGAEIELISADEIDGAYERVVASDVRYRFVIDAATI; translated from the coding sequence ATGAGTACTGCTGTCGCCGCCTACGCCATGGCCGGACCCGACGTCCCGTTCGAGAAGGTCACCATCGAGCGCCGGGATCTGGGCCCCCACGACGTTCTGATCGATATCGCCTACGCGGGGATCTGCCACTCCGATATCCATACCGCGCTCAATGAATGGGGTGGCGCCGCGTATCCGTGTGTGCCCGGCCACGAGATCGCCGGGACGGTCGCGGCCGTCGGATCCGCGGTGATCCGGCACCGTGTCGGTGACCGTGTCGGTGTGGGCTGCATGGTCGATTCGTGCGGTGTCTGTGAGCCGTGTCTGGCGGGTGATGAGCAGTTCTGCGCCCGCGGCGCCGTGATGACCTATAACTCCCGGGTGACCGAGGACGTCCAGCCCGGCGGGCACACACTGGGCGGGTACGCCACGCAGATCGTGGTGAACGAGAATTTCGTGCTCGCGATTCCGGAGGGGATCGACCTCTCGGTGGCCGCGCCCCTGTTGTGCGCCGGAATCACCCTGTATTCCCCGCTGCGGCAGTGGGGCGCGGGGCCGGGCAAAAAGGTCGCGATCATCGGAATGGGCGGGCTCGGGCATATCGGCGTGAAAATCGCCGCGGCGCTCGGCGCCGAGGTGACGGTGCTGAGCCATTCCCTCAGCAAACAGGACGACGGGAAACGTTTCGGGGCGCACCACTACTACGCCACCAGCGATGCGCAGGTGTTCCGGGAACTGCGGAACCAGTTCGACCTCATCATCAATACCGTCTCCGCTGATCTGCCGATCAACGAGTACATGAAGCTGCTGCGACTCGACGGCACGCTGGTGGTGCTGGGGCTGCCGGAGCAGCCGCTCGCGGTGCAGGCCAAGGTGTTGGCCGGGCGCCGGAGGTCGCTGGCGGGTTCGATGATCGGCGGTATCGAGCAGACACAGGAGATGCTGAATTTCTGCGCCGATCATGGAATCGGGGCGGAGATCGAATTGATTTCCGCCGATGAGATAGACGGCGCCTATGAGCGAGTAGTGGCCAGTGATGTGCGGTATCGGTTTGTTATCGATGCCGCGACCATATGA
- a CDS encoding DsbA family protein, giving the protein MSKNPGRANPVAAAARADRNRKIAIQVGVAAVLVALVAAIGIGLAVRNSGSDDVGPVPAVATDNGAIRIGQPDAKATVRIVADMQCPICKQFEIDHAELLNKSVSDGTAAVEYNIVGYLDKMSSTEYSTRAANASYCVADTGTDNYQTWLKLMFEQQPPEGGAGLTDEQLIAIAQQAGYTDPTIAGCITDRKFDGFVAAESKDSLSEGIDGTPTVFVNGEQVKLTANATGQGFDTAPLADAIQAAAGR; this is encoded by the coding sequence GTGAGCAAAAACCCCGGGCGGGCGAATCCGGTGGCGGCGGCCGCGCGCGCGGATCGCAACCGAAAGATCGCGATCCAGGTCGGTGTGGCCGCGGTGCTGGTCGCACTGGTCGCGGCGATCGGTATCGGCCTGGCGGTGCGCAACTCCGGTTCCGACGATGTGGGCCCGGTCCCCGCGGTGGCGACCGATAACGGCGCCATCCGGATCGGGCAGCCCGATGCGAAGGCCACCGTGCGAATCGTCGCCGATATGCAGTGCCCGATCTGTAAACAGTTCGAGATCGATCACGCCGAACTGCTGAACAAATCGGTGTCCGACGGCACTGCCGCGGTCGAGTACAACATTGTGGGTTATCTGGACAAGATGTCCAGCACCGAGTACTCCACCCGAGCCGCCAACGCCTCCTACTGCGTCGCCGATACCGGGACCGACAACTATCAGACCTGGCTGAAACTGATGTTCGAACAGCAGCCGCCCGAAGGCGGAGCGGGCCTTACCGATGAGCAGTTGATCGCGATCGCACAGCAGGCCGGCTATACCGATCCGACGATCGCCGGCTGCATCACCGACCGGAAGTTCGACGGGTTCGTCGCCGCCGAATCCAAGGACTCGCTGTCCGAGGGCATCGACGGAACCCCGACCGTCTTCGTCAACGGCGAGCAGGTGAAACTCACCGCGAACGCGACCGGGCAGGGATTCGATACCGCCCCGCTGGCCGACGCGATCCAGGCGGCCGCGGGCCGATGA
- the metE gene encoding 5-methyltetrahydropteroyltriglutamate--homocysteine S-methyltransferase, with product MVNVSEGFGSSVLGYPRIGPHRELKRALEAYWRQAIPREELLAVGRDIQEQQFNELAATGLTQVPGNTFSFYDHVLDNALLFGAVPSRFEEFRADMDPLDFYFLMARGRPDLPPLELVRFFGTNYHYRQPELDADTEFSLHPEALLDEWDRAMAEGIEQRPVVLGPVSLLLLSKAGSVPGESAGFDTIELLDRLLPVYEQLFEILARRGATCVQLDEPCFTAERSAVELAEFERVYDQLSKAPLRPRILVTGQYGDFGEALRILAGTGVEAIGLDLASYRIRPEDLAAVPGIRRKRLYAGVISGTNVWRADRYVTLEYLNELAEVCPDLVVSTGTTLLHVPYDVLAEYDIDGNVADRLAFAKQKVGEVVSLAKALTEGPSDKWRKRPGEVHFKQKHAVRQRVYAITPQMREREPYAVRRAAQQEKLRLPLVPAATLGSYPQSAEARQARQQLGEGRLSYDEYRKKIEAEIAITIALQEDIGLDVLVHGEHERNDMIQYFAELLDGFATTHFGWVQVYGSRCVRPPIIYGDVSRPAPMSVDWTTYAQSLTDKPVKGMVTGPVTMVARSFVRQDQPLYETADQVALAIRDEVVDLERSGIGIIQVDEPALRELWPARPEGRAEYLRWAIGAFRLATSGVAAHTQIHTHIPYSGRTEIVEAIEQLDADVTAIVATRSIEWVLKALEEDYASGHGLSHGVGPGVYESRSARIPDIDELDELLTAAAAAVGPERLWANPDGGLKTRHHWQLDPALRNMVAAARRVRRRAQAEQEQ from the coding sequence ATGGTCAACGTCAGTGAAGGGTTCGGCTCGAGCGTTCTCGGATATCCGCGGATCGGCCCACACCGGGAGTTGAAACGCGCGCTCGAGGCCTATTGGCGTCAGGCGATTCCGCGCGAGGAACTGCTCGCGGTCGGGCGCGATATCCAGGAGCAGCAGTTCAACGAACTCGCCGCGACCGGGCTCACCCAGGTTCCGGGCAATACGTTCTCCTTCTACGACCATGTGCTGGACAACGCGCTGTTGTTCGGGGCGGTCCCGTCCCGGTTCGAGGAGTTCCGGGCGGATATGGATCCGCTGGACTTCTATTTCCTGATGGCCCGGGGCCGGCCCGATCTGCCGCCGTTGGAACTCGTGCGTTTCTTCGGGACGAACTACCACTACCGGCAGCCCGAACTCGATGCCGATACCGAATTCTCGCTGCATCCCGAGGCGCTGCTGGACGAATGGGATCGCGCGATGGCCGAGGGCATCGAACAGCGGCCCGTGGTGCTGGGACCGGTGTCGTTGCTGCTGCTTTCCAAAGCGGGAAGTGTGCCGGGTGAATCGGCAGGATTCGACACCATCGAACTGCTGGACCGGCTGCTACCCGTCTACGAGCAATTGTTCGAGATCCTCGCGCGCCGCGGGGCAACGTGTGTGCAGTTGGACGAACCCTGTTTCACCGCCGAGCGCTCCGCCGTCGAACTCGCGGAATTCGAACGCGTCTACGACCAGCTCTCCAAGGCGCCGTTGCGACCCCGGATCCTGGTCACCGGACAGTACGGGGATTTCGGGGAGGCGCTGCGGATCCTGGCGGGTACCGGGGTGGAGGCGATCGGCCTGGACCTGGCCTCCTACCGGATCCGGCCCGAAGATCTGGCGGCTGTTCCGGGTATCCGGCGCAAACGGCTGTACGCGGGCGTGATCAGCGGTACGAACGTGTGGCGCGCCGATCGCTACGTCACCTTGGAATACCTGAACGAACTCGCCGAGGTCTGCCCGGATCTGGTGGTCTCCACCGGGACCACGCTGCTGCATGTGCCCTACGACGTGCTCGCCGAATACGATATCGACGGAAATGTGGCCGACCGGCTCGCTTTCGCGAAGCAGAAAGTGGGCGAGGTCGTTTCCCTCGCCAAAGCGCTCACCGAGGGCCCTTCGGACAAATGGCGCAAACGTCCGGGTGAAGTGCATTTCAAACAGAAGCACGCGGTGCGGCAGCGGGTCTACGCGATCACCCCGCAGATGCGTGAACGCGAACCCTACGCGGTGCGCCGGGCCGCGCAGCAGGAGAAATTACGGCTGCCGCTGGTGCCCGCGGCGACATTGGGCTCGTATCCGCAGAGTGCCGAGGCACGCCAGGCCCGCCAGCAACTGGGCGAGGGTCGGCTGTCCTACGACGAATACCGCAAGAAGATCGAGGCGGAGATCGCGATCACCATCGCCCTGCAGGAGGACATCGGTCTCGATGTTCTGGTGCACGGCGAGCACGAGCGCAACGATATGATCCAGTACTTCGCCGAATTGCTCGACGGTTTCGCGACCACGCATTTCGGCTGGGTGCAGGTCTACGGGTCGCGCTGTGTGCGGCCGCCGATCATCTACGGCGATGTATCGCGCCCGGCCCCCATGTCGGTGGACTGGACCACCTACGCTCAGTCGCTGACAGATAAGCCGGTGAAGGGCATGGTCACCGGCCCCGTCACCATGGTGGCGCGCTCGTTCGTCCGGCAGGATCAGCCGCTGTACGAGACCGCCGATCAGGTCGCGCTGGCCATCCGTGACGAAGTGGTCGACCTGGAGCGGTCCGGGATCGGCATCATCCAGGTCGACGAACCGGCCCTGCGGGAGCTGTGGCCGGCCCGTCCGGAGGGGCGCGCCGAATACCTGCGCTGGGCGATCGGCGCCTTCCGCCTGGCCACCTCGGGCGTCGCGGCCCACACCCAGATCCACACCCACATTCCGTATTCGGGACGCACGGAGATCGTGGAGGCGATCGAACAGCTGGACGCCGACGTCACCGCCATTGTCGCGACCAGGTCCATCGAGTGGGTCCTCAAGGCGCTGGAAGAGGACTACGCCTCCGGGCACGGGCTCAGCCACGGTGTCGGCCCGGGCGTGTACGAGAGCCGTTCGGCCCGGATCCCCGATATCGACGAGCTGGACGAACTGCTCACCGCCGCGGCCGCCGCGGTCGGACCGGAACGGCTCTGGGCCAACCCCGACGGCGGCCTCAAGACCCGCCACCACTGGCAGCTCGACCCGGCGTTGCGCAATATGGTCGCCGCTGCCCGGCGCGTCCGCCGTCGTGCGCAGGCGGAGCAGGAGCAATAG
- a CDS encoding polyphosphate kinase 2 family protein, with translation MSEHWKTPASRALRADGLRVGDIDTSARPGFRGNKKDGERVLAERGKVLADLQEKLYANGRSGDSRSVLLILQGMDTAGKGGIVRHVIGSVDPQGVDHAAFGVPTDEEKRHHFLWRIRKALPRGGQLGVFDRSHYEDVLVVRVHDLVPEEVWGRRYTEINDFEQELAEAGVTLVKVAMFVSLDEQKKRLRERLERPEKYWKFNPGDIDERAYWPAYQQAYQDILDRTSTGHAPWYVLPADAKWYSRLAVTELLIEALQKLDLRWPPADFDPAAELRRLDTA, from the coding sequence ATGTCCGAGCACTGGAAGACTCCCGCGAGCCGCGCACTGCGCGCCGACGGCCTGCGCGTCGGCGATATCGACACCTCGGCCCGGCCGGGGTTCCGCGGCAACAAGAAGGACGGCGAACGGGTCCTGGCCGAGCGCGGCAAGGTCCTCGCCGATCTACAGGAGAAGCTCTACGCCAACGGTCGTTCCGGGGACAGCCGCAGCGTCCTGCTGATACTCCAGGGCATGGATACCGCCGGCAAGGGTGGGATCGTGCGCCACGTGATCGGGTCGGTGGACCCGCAGGGAGTCGATCACGCAGCGTTCGGTGTGCCGACCGACGAGGAGAAGCGGCACCATTTCCTGTGGCGGATCCGCAAGGCGCTCCCCCGCGGCGGGCAGCTGGGCGTCTTCGATCGCTCACATTACGAGGATGTACTGGTCGTCCGAGTGCACGACCTGGTTCCCGAAGAAGTCTGGGGGCGGCGCTACACCGAGATCAATGATTTCGAACAGGAACTGGCCGAGGCCGGGGTGACGCTGGTGAAGGTGGCGATGTTCGTCTCGCTGGACGAACAGAAGAAACGTCTGCGGGAGCGACTGGAGCGCCCGGAGAAGTACTGGAAGTTCAACCCCGGGGATATCGACGAACGGGCGTACTGGCCCGCCTACCAGCAGGCCTACCAGGACATTCTGGACCGCACCTCGACCGGTCACGCCCCCTGGTACGTCCTGCCCGCCGACGCGAAGTGGTATTCGCGGCTGGCCGTCACCGAACTGCTGATCGAGGCACTCCAGAAACTGGACCTGCGCTGGCCGCCGGCCGACTTCGATCCGGCCGCCGAACTGCGGCGGCTCGACACCGCCTGA